The sequence CCGGCAAAATCCGTCGCGATAAAACCCGGTCATGGGGCTGGTGCAGCAACAGCCGAGGCTACTTCCCAACACATTCCGGGGTTCTGGATTTGTTGGCATCAGATTCGGTTTTTTGAGTCGATCACAATCGTTACTGGGCCATCATTGAGTAAAGATACTTTCATGTCGGCGCCAAATTCGCCGGTTTGAACGGGCTTGCCTAAATCGGTCGATAATTGCTTAATCATTGCTTCATAGAGCGGAATGGCTATATCAGGCCGGGCCGCTTCGATAAAGCTGGGACGATTCCCTTTTTTGGTGCTGGCGTGGAGCGTAAATTGGCTAATGAGCAAAATATCTCCGCCAACAGTAGCCAGATCGAGGTTCATTTTATCATCAGCATCGTTGAAAATCCGCATACCAACGATCTTCTTGCTGAGCCAGTCTACATCGTCTCGGGTATCAGCATGCGTTATACCGATCAGAACGAGAAAGCCTGTCCCAATCTGACCTTTCACCTGATTGTTGATAGTAACGGAAGCGTGAGAAACACGCTGAATAACGGCGAGCATAGACCAATATAACAGTTAAGCCCGTCCTGCTTTGCGCAAAACGGGGCTTAAAAATAAGAACGAACCGGCGGAAGTTGAAAAAGAAATGTCAATCGGGTTGTTTGCGGGTGATGTAAACACTCTCGAAAACATAAGCCGGGTTCGCGTTAAAGCTTTCATTCTCGTAGCGTAAATAAATCGCTGGTTTTTCAAAATCTAAAACGGGCCTGCCGGGGCTGGGTTCGGTCAGTACCGGCACATTCAAACGATTGGAAGCGGTTCCTTCCCGCGTACCAAATACGGTAATATTGTAGGTTCGGGCAGCAGGACTAAGCGAAATAACGATGGTGTGCGTTTGTGTTGGGTTAAAGTGGCCAAGTACTTCCCGTGTTCCAGTGGCAACGTTGGTCGTGCGAACAAGCTGACCGTCGGGCAGAATACGAAGGCGGGCAACCCATAAGCCCTGTACACCCTGAATATCGATCATCAGCTGCCCCTGCGAGTTCCGTTGTTTAGCTGTCCAGTAGAACCAGATCGGTTGGGCGTAGTCAGATACGATGCCTTTAAAAGCAAGCCACTGATTGAAGGCGGTTTCACCCGTGATCGGAGCTTCCGAAAAAACCAGCGATTTACTACCGGATGTTACACTGGAAGCCTGAATACCAAGCCTCGGATGAAGCACCGATGTATACGAGACAGAGTCGCCGGTAGGATCGCCGGGGATATTTTGCAAAGGCAAACTGCCGATGGCATTGCCCGAAAAATTTTCCTTGAGCAAATAAGTGGATCGGCAAGACGAAAGGGATAGGATCAATAATGTTAACGCGACAAAAAAAGATGATCGATTCATGGCAAAGAGGTTTGATGTTGCCAGTTGAGTCGCGATAACTTATCGAGCTATTAACATAGAATAGCGTTTAGCTGTCTCCTTTTGAGTGAACGGTTTATGGTTGATCGCTAACAAATCGTTAATACAGTCGCTAAAATTGATCAGCTCGTGAATCAATGTGTTAAAAGTGGGTTTGTGATAAAAGGCAGGCAAAGCTCATATTGACCACATAGGAGCCAATGACGCCACTTTCCAGCCGAGAAGCTGGCAAAAACAGCCTTAAACGTATTGTCGGTTGTCAGATAAGCCGGGTAATCGGTATCGGCCTTGTCGGATTAACCTGGTGAGGTTGCAAAGTCAGTTTAAACCAGGCAACATCGTGCCAGGCACCGAGTTTATAGCCCACGTTTGGGTAGATGCCGATGGGTTCGAAACCCATGGCCTGATGAAGTGCTTCACTCTTCTGATTGGGCGCTGTTATGCCAGCATAGGCATTGTAATAGCCCTGACGGCGTAGAAGGTCGAACAGGGTGGTATAAAGCTGTCGGGCAATTCCCTGCCGCTGCCCATCCGGATGAACGTAGACCGACGTTTCGACAGCCCATTGATAGGCCATTCGGTCGCGGTGCCGCGACGCATAGGCATACCCAAGTACCCGACCGTCTGATTCGGCAACCAGATAGGGAAATTGCTCCTGAATGATCTGGATTCGCTCCGAAAAATCACTCAGGGTGGGAACAACATACTCGAATGTGATCGCCGAGTTATTGACGTAAGGCGCATAAATGGCCAGAATAGCTGGCGTGTCGGTGAGTTTAGCAAAACGAATGGTCATGGTACCTGCAAAATAATCAAACTTCGGCAAGTAACCACTGGGCAATCAGGAAGTAAACGCCAATGCCGATCAAGTCGTTGGCCGTGGTAATAAACGGTCCGGAAGCTACTGCCGGATTTATGCCAATGCGGTTGAGGAGCAATGGCGTTACCGTGCCCATAAACGAGGCCAGTAGCACCACCGCCAGCAAAGATGTGGCAACCACAAAAAACAAGCGTGGTTCACCAATAATGAAGGTGTAGGTTCCGGCAATTAACCCAACGACCAACCCATTGATAATCGCTACGAGCAGCGTCCGGAGTAATCGTTTGGCCAGTGTCATGCTTAGTCCTGAGGTATCGGTCAGGCTTTGCAGAATTAGCGAGGAGGTTTGAATACCGACATTGCCCCCCGTTGACCCAATGATGGGAATGAAAGCCGCCAATGCGGCTACTTTGCCCAGTTCGCTCTGAAACCCATTGATGACTGTAGCTGCCAGCAAACTCCCGATAGCCCCCGCTACCAGCCAGGGTAACTGTACTTTCGAGCGCTGCCAGACACTATCTGCCTCTTCTACTTCACCCGATAAACCTGAAATCACCTGAATGTCTTCTTCGGCCTGTTCGGTAATAACGTCGACCACGTCATCAATGGTGATCCGGCCGAGCAATCGCTGCTGAATATTGACGACCGGAATCGCATCTAAATCGTACTTTCGCATCACTTCAGCCACCTCCGTCACCGGGCGATACGTCTCTACGAAAACAACGTCGTCGTCGTAGATGTCAGCGATTTTAGCATTTTTGCGGGCCAATACGATTTTTTTGAGCGAAACCAGTCCAAGCAGTTTACCAACGTCATCGATTACATAAACGGCATACACGTTTTCGACATCTTCGGCCTGTTGCCTGATTTCTTCAATACAGGCATTGACGGTCAGATTCACGTTGATTTTGATGAGCTCTTTCTGCATCAATCCCCCCGCCACGCTGTCGTCGTAATGGAGCAGATCAAGAATAAAACGAGCCTGTTCGCGGTCTTCGAGCAGACCGATCACTTCTTCACGAACCTGAATGGGTTGTTCGTTGAGCAAGTCAACGGCGTCGTCGGAATCCATCTGGTTGATAAACGGGGCCAGTTCTTCCGACGTAAAGGTTTTGATCAGGTTTGTGCGATCGGTGGGGTTGAGGTTTGCCAGAATCTCAGCGCCAACGGGTTGATCTAATAAGCTCAGCAGGTAATGAGCAGGTTCGGGTTCTAATTCATAGAGAATTCCCGAAATATCGGCTGGATACAACTCCTCCATTTCGGTCCGAAGCAGCGCGTCGTCGCCCGCTTCAATAGCCGACTGGATATGCTCAAGATAGTCTTTGGTGAGTTCGAAAGTCATAGTGAAGAATGAGGAATATAAGATGAAGAATGAAGAGTTATTATGGATTCTTCACGTTTCATTCCTCATTCTTCATTAACAGCGTCAGTTGCACGAACTCAGCCACGCTTAGCTGTTCAGCCCGCTTATCCATGAACGGGCTCGCCAAAGCGGCTTCGGTCGGATTAAGCGGTTTTAGCGCATTACGGAGGGTTTTTCGACGCTGACTGAAGCCATGTTTAACGACCTGAACAAACTTTCGCTCGTCGCAGCCAAGATCGGTTTTGTCGTTGCGTCGGAGCGAAAGTACCCCCGAGTATACTTTGGGCGGAGGGTTAAAGACCCCCGGATCGACGGTAAATTCATACTTGATATCGTACCAGGCTTGCAACAGCACACTGAGAATGCCATAATCTTTATTGCCAGGTCCTGATGCCACACGCTGAGCGACTTCGCGCTGAAACATGCCGACTACTTCGGGAACCCTATCACGCATATCCAGCACTTTGAAGAGGATCTGCGTTGAGATATTATACGGAAAATTGCCGATCACAGCAAAAGGCTCAGTGTTGTCGGGCTGTTTATTCGGTAGCAGATCGGGCCGGATATTCAGAAAATCGGCTGCCAGGATGTGCCCCTCCAGTTTAGGGAAATGTAGTTTGAGGTAATCAACCGACTCGCGGTCAATTTCAATGACAAAGGTTTCGAATTGGTCATTGGTCAACAAATATTGCGTCAGCACACCCGTGCCCGGCCCAATTTCGAGTACTTTTTTATAAGATCGTACCGGCGCATCACCATCATTGCGGGTACCATGACCGGTCAATAATTCGGCAATACGCTGGGCGATGCTGAGGTCTTTCAAAAAATGCTGACCGAGTTCTTTTTTAGGCTTAACGTACACGATGCTGGAGGGTCAGATCGCAGGTTGCTGTCGCCGAAACGGAACGTCAACCCATGCGATTAGTTTTCGACCACAAAGGTACGGGGCATTGGGCGAATTATATGGACGGTTTTCGTTTATTGTGTGTAACCTGAGTCGTCTATTGTTTCGAATCAAAATTACGACACGGAATCAGTATCCGTAAAAGTCTAAAAATGAGCTGATAATCAATCTTTTAACTTGAGAAAATGGAGACCGTTCATCCACGTTGAATGCATGTCGGGATCTGTTTACATACACCTGTTTACTGTAGGGTACGCAACCGTTCTTTCACGGCGGTAAGCGCTTGTGGTGGGGTTTTGCCAAAATCGGTATACCCTTTTTCTTTGTAATCGATTACCCGATATATATCGAGGCCACTGGCCGTTTTATAGACCGGGCTGGCTCCTTTATCCAGCAGCAACTGGCAGATATCCCACAGATCGTTGTCGGCTGCATACATCAATGCTGAGGTAATAATAACGCGCTCATCGTATTGGGGCGGAATAGAGTTCGGGTCAGCCCCGTGCGCAAGCAATAGATTTACCTTTTGGGTTTTAAAGCCATCATCATTTCCCGAA comes from Spirosoma aureum and encodes:
- the rsmA gene encoding 16S rRNA (adenine(1518)-N(6)/adenine(1519)-N(6))-dimethyltransferase RsmA, which translates into the protein MYVKPKKELGQHFLKDLSIAQRIAELLTGHGTRNDGDAPVRSYKKVLEIGPGTGVLTQYLLTNDQFETFVIEIDRESVDYLKLHFPKLEGHILAADFLNIRPDLLPNKQPDNTEPFAVIGNFPYNISTQILFKVLDMRDRVPEVVGMFQREVAQRVASGPGNKDYGILSVLLQAWYDIKYEFTVDPGVFNPPPKVYSGVLSLRRNDKTDLGCDERKFVQVVKHGFSQRRKTLRNALKPLNPTEAALASPFMDKRAEQLSVAEFVQLTLLMKNEE
- the dtd gene encoding D-aminoacyl-tRNA deacylase, whose amino-acid sequence is MLAVIQRVSHASVTINNQVKGQIGTGFLVLIGITHADTRDDVDWLSKKIVGMRIFNDADDKMNLDLATVGGDILLISQFTLHASTKKGNRPSFIEAARPDIAIPLYEAMIKQLSTDLGKPVQTGEFGADMKVSLLNDGPVTIVIDSKNRI
- a CDS encoding arsinothricin resistance N-acetyltransferase ArsN1 family B, which encodes MTIRFAKLTDTPAILAIYAPYVNNSAITFEYVVPTLSDFSERIQIIQEQFPYLVAESDGRVLGYAYASRHRDRMAYQWAVETSVYVHPDGQRQGIARQLYTTLFDLLRRQGYYNAYAGITAPNQKSEALHQAMGFEPIGIYPNVGYKLGAWHDVAWFKLTLQPHQVNPTRPIPITRLI
- the mgtE gene encoding magnesium transporter; protein product: MTFELTKDYLEHIQSAIEAGDDALLRTEMEELYPADISGILYELEPEPAHYLLSLLDQPVGAEILANLNPTDRTNLIKTFTSEELAPFINQMDSDDAVDLLNEQPIQVREEVIGLLEDREQARFILDLLHYDDSVAGGLMQKELIKINVNLTVNACIEEIRQQAEDVENVYAVYVIDDVGKLLGLVSLKKIVLARKNAKIADIYDDDVVFVETYRPVTEVAEVMRKYDLDAIPVVNIQQRLLGRITIDDVVDVITEQAEEDIQVISGLSGEVEEADSVWQRSKVQLPWLVAGAIGSLLAATVINGFQSELGKVAALAAFIPIIGSTGGNVGIQTSSLILQSLTDTSGLSMTLAKRLLRTLLVAIINGLVVGLIAGTYTFIIGEPRLFFVVATSLLAVVLLASFMGTVTPLLLNRIGINPAVASGPFITTANDLIGIGVYFLIAQWLLAEV